The Drosophila subobscura isolate 14011-0131.10 chromosome A, UCBerk_Dsub_1.0, whole genome shotgun sequence genome includes the window AGACCATTTAACATATGGCGACACATCAATTGCAATCTCAGTGCTCCACTCTCtcgctgcctgtgtgtgcctttttctttgcctcttgCGGCAtctcaatttcatttcaattaagttcAATTCGAgatgtggcaagcagcagtcTAGAGGCTAGAGGCTAGAGGCtagagctggagatggagctaCAGTTCGAGTGTCTTGTTGAACGCACGAGTGGCACAGTGGTGGACGGGGCAGTGTGGAATGAGACGGGGTGGTGCTAGAGTGCTGGAGAACGAAGTGCCTCTCGTTGCAGCCATTGAACGTGCATCGACATCGCTTGGCATTGGGTTTCAGCCCAGTTCGGATCGGTTTAGCTTGGCCCCAGGCAGCCTCCAAAGGCATTtactaaacaaacaaaaaggcaaacagacacacagacacacagacagacagcaactgcaacgagGTAGCCACAGCCAAGGGCAATCGCTTgggccttgctgctgctgcactgttCCATAAATAGTTGCAAcaccgctggctgctggctgatggcAGCTCCTTGGGCTGCTCGCTGCCCGCGGCACGCTGAAAACTTTCAAACAATTGGAAGGCATTTgaagtagctgctgctgtagcagCTCTCCtgccttcttctgctgctcttcaggCACCTTTTAGCCAGCCTCCTTTAGACTGCATTTCTTGCATGTTGTACATCCAGCAGTTGGCGGAGGGccaagggtatattgtgttcAAGTGGCAGTAGGGCAGTACCTATGCCCCAGTCTGACTACAGGGTATAGCAGCGGGTTGCCACATTCCCAGTTTGCAGAGAACATTTTATATCCATTCGATTTTGGATTTTCGATTCAATTTCAGAATTCCGTTGGTGTTTTCTTCCATTTAAGGCACGAATTGTTTATGTCGGAATGAACTTAACAGAACTCTACGAAAATATAACACACGGTGCGAATGTGGGGTGGGGGGAATACACACACAGTATTATCGTATAATCCAACACCATTGAGTGGCTTTTGTGGGTCTCCTCCGTGCTTGACATTCGTTCACTTTCCGATGcatttctatttccatttctatttataatattcaacaaccaaaatgtgtgccacaGTCAGCCAACTCCCTCCCAGAACCCCTTTCATTGTATTCCCTCCCCAGTTTGACAGCTCTATGCACTGATTTCCCTAATTGCCATgaaaattccattcccattcccattccgaaACTCTGGCAAACGCCCCcacaatatttttgtaaagaGGAAGAACAATGGGGGTGGGGAACATGTGTGTACGAGGAACACATTCTCATTTGGCATCACAATGAATGCTGTTCGGGGGCTGCTTCTTAATGAACTTTTAAATGCTAATAATGCtgcatatttttaattgcaacttGCCCACTGcgaaactaaaaactaaaaactaaaaacaatgGGAACATTATGCCAATCAATTGATTCGCTTCCGATAGCCATGTCCCATGTTTATTCGCACTCATCTCGCACTCGTACTgctttaataaataaataactaacATTCAACTGAGACTCTGgttaaatattgtttatcTTATCATGTTCTGGGCCAACGGCATTGGGCACTGACAGTGCTTTGCCGCTGTCTGTTCTTGGTCAGCCCAAGTCGCCGTGTAAGGAGGGAGGGCCGATCGACAGCGGCACAAATGCTCATCGAACACTAACGACATGTCAACCAGGAGTACCGTTAGCTGCGGTCACGTTGCCttccccccacaccccacaccctaCACACTGCCATCGGCAGGGCCGAGCGAACTGCAATTGGGTGCGGCGTGCCAGCTAGAAAGTAACAAAAGGAGCGAAACCGAAACTTCTCATACTCTTTGCAGAACGTTCGTAGCTTCTAAGACCGAACGGCCCGCGCTGCGCTACAAACAGCTGATCATAATTGTAAGTGTCTCTCCGCAAGGGTATacgaaaataataaaaacaaagtctACGCCCACCAAATATGGGCCGTTGGCTTTGAAGCTTACAACTCCAAAAGACCAAACCAGCCCAAAGGTAGTTGAGCTAGACACAGAGAGCCCCCAGAGTTGAGACCCCAATCCACAGACCAAGTACAAGTCCACGTCTAAAAGCAAGGCGAAAGCGAAGcccaaagcaaaacgaaacaaaacaaaaaaggaaaggaagttGGCGACGGGCGACTTTCCATGCTTTTGCTTGATTGGAATCGGATTGGATTGGGAAAACGGCTGCAGTAAGTAGCTATTGCCtattgcccattgcccatgAAGTGCGTCCACGTAATAGAAGAAAGATCTGAAAAGATCTGCACTATGGCTCGAACGGATCTTGGGCAGATCATCGACCGTTCGTTAACTATTTTAGGCTACTGTTAGCTGCATTCCCGCACCCCTAAAGAGAGATTTTACTCACGTTTCGGGTAGAGGGGTGGACGACATTTTGCTGCCTCGAAGCTGCTGCCGCGACTGCTGCtaatgatgttgttgttgtgattgttgtttgttggttggctgctgttggcacTGTTGGCGTTGCCATTGAGGCTGCTAATGGCATTGGCcaccatgctgctgctgctgctgctgcttccacttcCAGCAACCTttccactgccaccgccaccaccactcAGCGAGGGGGGCTGCGTTAAGGGCagcggaggaggcggcggctgaTGTTTCATTGATGTTGATGACACATTACCGCCGCCGAAGAGGCGACGCTGCTGTAGAAACGCCGTTTTGTCTggttttgttgcagttgcaacttgctggtgctgccgctttTACTTATCGGCTGCTTTAGCCGCTGCCACTAAGCGATGATCGTGTCCATTAACTAATTATTTCAACTGTTGAACCGTTATTTACGGTTGTGCTTATCTAGCTGCGCTTATCGCTCTCGTAGGTGACGGAATCTGGTGTTCATAGAAAGAATGtaagagagagaacaagagagagagagagcggttaACGAGAGCACTCGcaattgcaaaaagaaaaaaataaataaaaacaaacaaaactgcaaaGCAATTATTGACTTTTAGGGTTTCAATGCAAGTGGCGCGAAGGGAGGGAGGATTAGGAGTACtccgttttgtgtttgtttttgtttttgcttttgctgcttgtgtGCACACATCCTGCTGACACCGTTTCCCACTGATTGAATACTGCATATTCAATGAGCGAGTGAGAAGAGGGGCTGAAAAACTAACGGTGCTtgcaggcagctgctgctgctgctgcctcaccTTGACCTACACGAACACTGGGCCCCTAGAGAGATGCGCttgcatttgaaatgtgcATGACAAAGCgagacagcagacacacacacacaaccacagaCACTTGCACACCCGGGCAGCTAATAGCAGTAACCactggcaataaaaataacaaaaaaatcaagaaaatatttgaatttgcacGAACATTGTTATTAACTATTTCCGTTGCGGTTTCACTTTGACTTGCGCACCAACAAAACAATACGATGTACGAAAACGGACACAACCGACCCGCGGCAAGTTTTAGACAGTGTGACCACGTGAttatcgattaaatatacctGTCAAGCCCACAGgcatataccgaaatatacctcttcattataaaatatacataaatataccgtagtcttaaatcatattcctcgatgttgatgttctatttgatattaccagcttgcaattacttttaacactgaaacaataatttaatacgCTTGaggaatcaatttggcttataatAAATACTTATATTTATTGGATTATATAccttattatttatttaaatctcCGTTTCTAGAAGCAAGGGAGCTTTGTGTTGCTAAATCAGTGTTGGTAGCCGTCTGCGCTCCACAATCGGTCGAAGAGCGTTTGCACTATTTGAGGCAAAACTATGTTCACCAACACTCAGTGCTGATGTAGACCGAATCGCAGTCATTATTagtcaaatttcaaattagaCTTAGggctgtcaaatattttaaaaatatcatatcaatgatatttttttttattttaaatatcaaaatgatattaaatatatcactgaaaaaatatcgatatattcgatgttttgatatttttttgacaATCCTAAATTAGACTCCAGATTGTAAAGGAAGGCGACAGACGACAAAAGGACTTACAAACTTAATAGTTTTGCTGCTCTCAGCGGAGACATGGCTGCATCTTAATTGCTTATCGTGCTGCTTGGCCGGTCCCTTCAAGCGTTTGGGACGCTATGATTGAGCGTCTCAAGCGCTTGCAAGGACCGGCCGGACAGCACGATAAGCAACCATGATGCACCCATGTCTCAGCTGGTAGTACGCCTGTTGGGAGTCGTAAATCAACGTGTGCGGTGCCTCGGGAAGCCTTGCAGAAAGGCAGTAAACGTTTCAGTGGCACTTCAAAAGATAATTTCACCACGCAGTTCTTCGCGCAGTGCGGGCCCATACAAGGCCCATTCCAACGGGAAAAGGTAAGTGCTAGTTGGAAATTCCACCACCCACTACCAGGCCGGCACAACGAGGTAGCCTGCAGACATAGTTTTACTTCCCCCTTGTTGCGCAAAATGGTTCCTGCAACTGCCAAATAACAATTCAACATAATTTACCtagtttattgtttaattggAACATTTAATTACGCAAATACCTTGGCATTATGTGGTATTAACGCTAATTTTTCGTTTGCagatttttggtattttgctGTGCAGCCCTGGTTACCGCGCAAACTGagttcttcttttgttttgattataaatgaaaagaaaacccaagaGGCAGCCGCAATGAACTATTTTCCAAACTACTACTCGATCGAGGATATATTTGTGACCCAGGAGAAGGTCGAATGCAAGGTCAACACTAAGCTACAGCGCATGGGTACGTAAAATGAGATTTGTCAAATCTCTTcgaattttgttgcattttcttgGCTTGCAGGCTTTTTGGACGCCGGTGCCGAGGGTGACGACCTGGAGCCGGGGCGCACCGTCAATCTGCCGCTGTGGTATATCAAGGAACTGAAGGTGAACAATGCCTACTTCACCGTCTCCGTGCCGGATATCTACAAGAATGTGCACAAGGCCGTCTGCGAGGCGGAGACGACGCACATCGAACTGGGGCGCCTGCATCCGTACTTCTACGAGTTTGGCCGCTATCTGACGCCCTACGATCGCAACCATGTCATCGGGCGCATCATCTTTGAGACGATGCGGCAGCGCGTGCGCCACTTGCTGGACATATCCAAAAACGATGGACACATGGCCAAGTCCGAGCTGCGACTGGACAACATCGAGGCGAAGCTGCATGAGGCGGGAGTGCGCACCAATACGCAGGTACATGAATGATCCTCCAACCCCTTTTTCATGCTTTACTCAATCATCATTTACCGCTTGCAGTACATCCACTGGCTGCAGCTGACGGGCAATAAAATTCTCATCTCCGAGCTGGTGGAGGAGCATCAGAAGAAGCGAAAACGTGAACTCAGCGATGATGAGAGCGATAGTCTGCCCAGCAGTAAACGTGCCACACTGTGATTGCCGAAATAATTACTCGTTTTTTGGgatgcttttgtttgtttgttgtttgaaaCGTTTTAGCAATTTTATTCTGTAACTCGCCGGCCTGCAGTGCATGCTGCCCAGATCAgatcacagacacacacacacacacaaacataaacagacAAGCAAATGTTTCACTGTGGCACAAAAATACATTCGGTCCACAGatgcacagacacatacatacatatgcgtgtgtgtgtgcatagcGACAGCTGggattaatttttgttttttagtttgtaaatacatttagcTAAGCATTTAGCACAGAATGCACACACGGTTAGGTaccatctacatatacatagaaactgctgctgctactgcctgCCGCAACCCACTTCACTCCACtaccactctctctttctgtctgtcttcctatctatctatatatgtaactctctcgctctctttctgtctggcGTTGGCAATAAGCCACACGGAACAACCATCGATCGGTCTTCAAAACCATACcatatattgtgtgtgtgtatatatgggcacataataaatataaataggtaactacatacacatacaattacaatttgtcGTAAGCTCAATTAAAACTTTGATTTTGTTACACACTTCCCCCGCAAATaaaacagagcacagagcacctcctcctgctcatGCCAAACAGTTATATAGTGTCGTTATGGTAGAtatatgtttgtgtatatatagatatatagtTTTGTGCATGCTCTCAACTCACCCCAacccaccacacacatacgctcacacacacacacactcaagaAACTCAACAATTTGCCTGCCCAAAAGGAAACATTCAACGTGTTTCGGGGTTTCTTTTGGCGGCGTGCAAAACAAATGGAATATAAATCTTACTAATCACTTTGGCTTTTgcaaacatacacatacacataaacatatacataatatatattcTTCATAGAGAGGATTAACAAGGTTTCTTTGTATGCAGAACTTAAGCTCGCCTCTCCCATCGGTTCGTTagtgggtttttcttttgcgcttaacaacatacatatatagagatatatattttcttttagcATAGCAATTATAGAATGCAACAGTTTTGGGGCTGAGGTGGGTttcatggggcatggggcaagCTCAACACATATTTTAGTTTCTTCTCTACGCTTCACTTTGGgttgcttttcgttttgttttaaaatgtaGTTTAAATTTGATCTTTGTGTGTTctccgtttcgttttttgttggtttagtACATAATGTCTTTtgtttaaaaactaaatatccGTCTGCACGctccagtgtgtgtgtcccgtgtgtcccgtgtgtcctgtgtgtctgtctcttcgGTATATCCTTGTTCGCATTTAATTCGTTGGTTATTCGGTTATAGTTGGTTTCCATAGTAGTGTAGGATTATACGTGGGTGGTACTGGGGGTCCCGTATAGTTGTATAAACAATAAGTAACAGCTGTGGGAACGGGATGGGGGGGACATACACTTAGCTGCGcctcaaaataaatacataatagCTAGGAGCTAGGAGCTAGAGCCTAGAGCTTTCCATGCGCTTAGCttttaacaacaaaacaaaactaatcCTCGATTTGCACTAGTTCTTGCCATTTATTATGGCGGTGGGACTTGTGGGAGTTGTTGTGGCCGTCACTTCTGCTGCTACAGTTGCTGCTACAGCCGCTCCTGATCCATTCTTCAGTGTAGCAGGCGGTCGCCGCTTGGGCAGAAACACCtgcgaaaaacacacacagaaatgagCGAGatggcagacacacaaagagaTGAACACCTTACCTTGAGTGCGCCTAATACCATCAGATAGAACCAATAGAGCTGCGGCAAGAAGAGTATGGCAATGCTGACCAGACAGCCACGCGGCAAGCCGCTCATGGCCGACCACAGGCTGGCCGCCTCAATGGCCAGGCTGTAGCGCCACATCACATACGGCCACATGCAGACGCGGCACACAAAGAATGTGGCCAGCATGAGCAGCCCATTGGCGATGTACACACGCGACTCCTTCAGCCGCATTGTGCTCAGTATGCTGCGCAGCGACACGAACGGAGTCGAGAACTCCATCATGAACATGTAGCTGTAGATGCAATGCCCAC containing:
- the LOC117903402 gene encoding probable DNA replication complex GINS protein PSF3 — its product is MNYFPNYYSIEDIFVTQEKVECKVNTKLQRMGFLDAGAEGDDLEPGRTVNLPLWYIKELKVNNAYFTVSVPDIYKNVHKAVCEAETTHIELGRLHPYFYEFGRYLTPYDRNHVIGRIIFETMRQRVRHLLDISKNDGHMAKSELRLDNIEAKLHEAGVRTNTQYIHWLQLTGNKILISELVEEHQKKRKRELSDDESDSLPSSKRATL